From a single Endozoicomonas euniceicola genomic region:
- a CDS encoding ABC transporter substrate-binding protein has protein sequence MNLRTLTIPLLLSAGLMAASVISVAKEKFYIPVVSKGFMLEFWQTVKAGSDTAARELNVKTSFVGPSDETQIAQQVQLVENILTQKPDGLLLAALDSNALLPSVERAHAQKVPVVTFDSSVNSDIPVSFVATDNKAAGAMAADAVEGLLGSKGKVAVVAHNAGTMTAADRVDGFTKQMKRKYPAINVLSPLYSEGDPQRAMNQTMDIIRANPDLSAVYATNEASTLGVASAVDSLGLAGKIKVVGFDSSDALVSFLKKGVIQGLVVQDAFQIGYVAMKTLYNALTGHDVKKVIDVLAVLVTGDNINKEEIQKIIRPSG, from the coding sequence ATGAATCTTCGCACTTTGACAATCCCTTTGCTTTTATCCGCAGGACTCATGGCGGCATCGGTGATTTCAGTTGCCAAAGAAAAGTTTTATATACCGGTTGTCAGCAAAGGGTTCATGCTTGAGTTCTGGCAAACGGTTAAAGCGGGTTCCGACACGGCCGCCAGAGAGCTGAATGTAAAAACCAGCTTCGTCGGCCCTTCCGATGAAACCCAGATCGCTCAGCAGGTGCAGCTGGTTGAAAACATTCTGACCCAAAAGCCGGATGGCCTGCTTCTGGCCGCACTGGACAGCAATGCGCTGCTGCCCTCGGTTGAACGCGCTCATGCTCAGAAGGTGCCGGTTGTCACCTTCGACTCCAGCGTAAACTCGGATATCCCGGTGTCGTTTGTTGCCACTGACAATAAGGCTGCTGGTGCTATGGCTGCTGACGCTGTGGAAGGTCTTCTGGGAAGCAAGGGCAAAGTTGCAGTAGTGGCTCACAATGCCGGTACGATGACGGCCGCTGATCGCGTTGACGGCTTTACTAAGCAAATGAAAAGGAAGTATCCGGCGATTAACGTTCTGAGCCCTTTGTATTCTGAAGGCGACCCACAGCGGGCAATGAACCAGACGATGGATATTATTCGCGCGAATCCTGATCTGTCAGCTGTGTATGCAACCAACGAAGCCAGTACCCTGGGAGTGGCTTCAGCGGTGGACAGTCTGGGGCTGGCTGGCAAAATCAAGGTGGTTGGCTTTGATTCCAGTGATGCGCTTGTTAGCTTCCTGAAAAAAGGAGTGATACAGGGTCTGGTTGTTCAGGACGCCTTCCAGATTGGCTATGTAGCTATGAAAACCCTGTACAACGCTTTGACCGGTCATGATGTAAAAAAAGTGATTGATGTGCTGGCAGTATTGGTTACTGGCGATAATATCAATAAGGAAGAGATTCAAAAAATAATCAGGCCATCTGGTTAA
- the rph gene encoding ribonuclease PH has protein sequence MRPSGRTADQLREVKITREYTMHAEGSVLVEFGNTKVICTASVDRGVPRFLKGSGQGWVTAEYGMLPRSTTERMGREAARGKQGGRTLEIQRLIGRSLRAAVDMKKLGENTINIDCDVIQADGGTRTASITGACVALVDAIRHMQRRKMIKTDPFVQLIASVSVGMYKGSPVLDLDYPEDSNADTDMNVVMTEEGGFIEIQGTAEAAPFSQNEMTAMLALAKSGIDELVVLQKKALNE, from the coding sequence ATGCGTCCAAGCGGCAGAACAGCTGATCAACTGCGTGAAGTTAAAATCACCCGAGAGTACACCATGCACGCTGAAGGCTCAGTGTTGGTGGAGTTCGGAAATACCAAGGTTATTTGTACTGCATCTGTCGATAGAGGGGTTCCACGTTTCCTGAAAGGCTCCGGACAGGGCTGGGTAACGGCAGAGTATGGCATGCTGCCTCGTTCCACCACCGAGCGTATGGGTCGTGAAGCGGCTCGTGGCAAGCAGGGTGGCCGTACTCTGGAAATCCAGCGCCTGATTGGCCGCTCCCTGCGGGCTGCCGTTGATATGAAAAAGCTGGGTGAAAACACCATCAATATTGATTGTGATGTGATTCAGGCTGACGGTGGTACCCGTACTGCTTCTATTACCGGTGCCTGCGTAGCCCTGGTTGATGCCATTCGTCACATGCAGCGCAGGAAGATGATCAAGACTGACCCATTTGTTCAGCTGATCGCTTCAGTATCCGTTGGCATGTACAAAGGCAGCCCTGTTCTGGATCTGGACTACCCGGAAGATTCCAACGCAGACACCGATATGAACGTTGTGATGACTGAAGAAGGTGGCTTTATTGAAATTCAGGGTACCGCTGAAGCCGCTCCATTCAGCCAGAACGAAATGACCGCCATGCTGGCGCTGGCGAAGTCCGGCATTGATGAACTGGTGGTTTTGCAGAAGAAGGCACTGAACGAGTAA
- a CDS encoding ABC transporter permease yields the protein MHEQTEKQQVQSSGFIVNRELLMKLAPFLSLILLCAFFSVGSPYFFSIDNLMTIALQTAVIGIMAVGVTYVIVTGGIDLSLGSVMAFSGVCAGIAATFGVPLILCMTAGVAAATLCGLLNGVLVAKMGIPSFIATLGLMMSVRGLNMVFTDGRPIYFLDFPAFRMLAQGKLFGVIPYPVIFLFVVALVAAYILRRTVFGRYIYAVGSNEEASRLSGINVQRFKLMVYAVCGFLTGIAGIILASRLNSGQPSAGVGYELEAIAAVVIGGTSLSGGVGTIWGTVTGAFIMSVLKNGLNLTGVSQFWQMVAMGVVVVAAVFLDNQRKRAQRR from the coding sequence ATGCATGAACAAACAGAAAAACAGCAGGTACAGTCATCAGGTTTTATCGTCAACCGCGAATTGTTGATGAAGCTGGCACCGTTTCTGAGCCTTATATTGCTTTGCGCTTTTTTCAGTGTTGGCAGTCCTTACTTCTTTTCGATAGACAACCTGATGACCATTGCCTTGCAGACAGCGGTGATTGGCATCATGGCGGTTGGTGTAACCTATGTCATTGTCACCGGAGGGATTGACCTTTCGCTGGGGTCTGTCATGGCTTTCTCAGGCGTCTGTGCCGGTATTGCGGCGACTTTCGGAGTGCCTCTGATACTGTGCATGACCGCTGGTGTTGCCGCTGCAACGCTCTGTGGTCTGTTGAACGGTGTTCTGGTGGCAAAAATGGGCATTCCGTCTTTTATTGCTACCCTGGGGCTGATGATGTCGGTTCGGGGGCTGAACATGGTATTCACCGATGGTCGCCCCATTTACTTTCTCGACTTCCCGGCATTCCGCATGCTGGCACAAGGTAAGCTGTTTGGCGTTATTCCTTATCCGGTGATCTTCCTGTTTGTGGTTGCGCTGGTGGCAGCATACATCCTCCGTCGTACTGTTTTTGGCCGTTATATTTATGCGGTTGGAAGCAATGAAGAAGCTTCAAGACTGTCTGGAATCAACGTTCAGCGTTTCAAATTGATGGTTTACGCAGTCTGTGGCTTTCTGACTGGCATTGCCGGCATTATCCTCGCGTCCCGCCTGAACTCCGGCCAGCCTTCTGCCGGTGTCGGTTATGAACTGGAAGCCATTGCGGCGGTTGTCATCGGTGGAACCAGCCTGAGTGGCGGTGTTGGCACAATCTGGGGAACGGTGACAGGTGCTTTTATTATGAGTGTTCTGAAAAATGGCCTCAATCTGACGGGGGTCTCTCAGTTCTGGCAGATGGTTGCAATGGGCGTGGTGGTTGTAGCAGCCGTCTTTCTGGATAACCAGCGCAAACGTGCGCAGCGGCGATAA